The nucleotide sequence gTAATAGTAAATTaatcatttcctttttatatcattttattgtaAACATGTTTAAACTCAattagtatttacctttttTAATAAGTGATCATAACAAGAAACCCTAAACTctattttttccctttgtttGTGATTCTTTTGAATTTCACATTTCTTACATTCATAAGTTGGAACAATCACTAATATTTTCTTGAAAGATTAAAACATGGAGTCCACGCACTCTACCATTTTGGAAACACGTCAGTTTACCTAACTGATAATGctataaatgaaacaaaatatataattacttGAATTGCTTCTTTGAATTGAAATTCCAAATAGACACAAACAAAATCccctctttatttattttaaattttagagcATCTTTTAATGTGATTTAACATTACTTAATGAACCTGAGATTAAATGCAATGGCCAAACTCTATTCATCGTGTGGATAATATTGGTGATTGGTGGAATCATGAATTTAGCAGATGGCTCGTAAAGCAGCAAATTGAAATAGAATGGTGCAAAGACTGAACGTAGGAGCTGAGCTGCCCTTCCATTAAGTTTGGACATTCTCCTCACAAGGTTGTATGATTTGAATAATAACTCCATTGATTTAATTTTCTGTGCGGGAtcagtatatatatacaagagCCATGCAATTTGTTAGACGTAAAAATGCCTATATACAAAGattaaacaaattttgaattacaaaCTGGTTAAATAGGAACTGAATTTGTTGAAGCTGCTGCAACTGAATGGTTTGAGTTTGGTGAAGGAAAATGGAGACCAAAGAATGAGGAGGGGTTGCTGGGGCGGCAGCATCTGCAGAGAAATGTCTAACATCTCCCACATCGGTTTTATGCTTGTGCTTATGATTGCTGGGTAACAAGAGAACTAATGGGTATAACCAGCTACAATCCAGTCCAATGTGCTGGGTGTTCAtcattaaaaagaatattaatgggATGCAATCGATAGAAAGTAACTGATACgcttaaatttcaatcattaataataataaaccaaataTTATACTAATCAGATAACAATGAGGATTAGGAAAACCTGATCATAAAACCGCTCTCTCAAGAAAAATACACCGTCTTTCACATAGAGTTGATTGGCGTTCTTCCCTTATGATACAATGATTCTGCATAGAAGTGATTTTCCTCTAGCACGATACAGAGATCTCAAGTGTTGTGGAAATTTGATTCCACCAACTTAGTAGTACAACTAAAACTACATTCTCAATATGCTAATTTATTAATACACAAACATGTTCTGTTACTACTTGGAAACGGAAAAGGTGCTCTGAAAAGAGTTCTGAAGCAAGATTCTGTTTCTTTTTTCAAACTTGAGTGGTTGGCTGAGGAGATTGGGTATCGGATTTGGGCTCGGATTTCTTCCCGGATATCCAATGAACAGGTTTACATATAAGCTCACAAACCTTTTTAAAGGTCCAGCGCAGTCCTTGAAAAGCTCCAAAGAGAAGTAAAAAGAGGACAAGGAGGAATATTACAACCGGAATGGCAACAACTATGAGGAAGTTTTGAACAAAACTTCCACAATGTCCCAGCACTACTGAACGTAGGGgtgaatatgaaagaaaaaaaatagggaCCGGAAGGAATGCAACCACATCCCAAACAACATTTTTTGGACTATCTGTCATCATCAGGTTGATTGTTGCTCCAAACGCCACTGCCATCATTAAGACCGAGAAGACCAGACATATAATTCCCTGTATCAGCTTTTTAAAAAGATATCTCTTGAAGTCTTCTAATGGAAATGAGGATGTAAGGATGGAGAGAAATATACCCACAGATGTCAAAGCCATAGTGAGGGAGATCACATCAGCTACAATGAAAACCTCAAAGAAGGGTTTAGAGTTAAGGATTGGAATACCGGTGCTTTCATCAGGACCTCCTGGTACCGTGTAGGCTGCTGCAAAGGCAACAGTGGCTATGAAAACGGAAAGAATGGTGCAATTCTCCGTGGTACGCATTAGCCATTCCTTGGCTTCTTGATGGAGTTTCTCATTTTTAGCAGCAAATAATTCTTCCGCAGTCTGCTGGTCTTTTATGAGAAGATTGGAGAAATGCATCTTACAGGCCGACTTCACTTTCTGCTCCCACACATACAATACAATTGTTAAGGaaacatgatatacattgttggGCTCAAATATTgtaagtttaagcttttaggaaaattggttattTAACATGGTATTGGCCGGAAGTCCCGGGTTCAACCCCCTCTCCACAATTTGCATTTCCGAAATTTAGTTTGTCTCTCCATAATTTGCATTTACCAAATTTAgtatgtctctctttgtgaggGTATAAAGCCTAAGgaagcatgatatacattgttggACTTAAATCCTATTAGCTTAGGCTTTTAGAAAATTGTTAGTTTAACAACAATCACGAGTGGTTATTCTTGGAATGCATGCAagcatttttgttgtttgtaaCCCCTTCATCTATACCCATACTTAAATCAAACATGGTGACTCAAGCCAATTATTCattaacttttaagttttaatctTAGTAAGCTTGATATCGTTATTTATCCAACAACTTAAACTTATGGTCAACTAGTAGCTTTTAATAGGTATCTTGGCATCTGAGAAATCTTGAATTTGAATCTCATTACTGTGCATTTACTCAGCCTTGTGTCAGTGTAAAAAAGACTACAATGATAAGTTAATAGATCATTCTATGATAGGGAAACTGCTATTCATACCATATAAAAAAGTGATAGCCAACAAAAAAACTGatatatgagaaaaatgatatCCGTTTATACTTCTAATAAAGTTCTACTTATTAATTATgcttagattattatttttttttatacttaatttgattttatttctctATATCTAAATCTCATCttttagcatttttattttacaatttatatTTTGCTCTACACAATAATggctcaaatttaaaattaggtGTGATACCCATTCTGTAACTTagcatttttcaaatttaatgcATATTTCTCATCTATTACCTAGATAATAACTTACTCTTTTTGGTAATGAAGATGAAGAATCAAATGGCTTAACCCAAGTGAATGCATGTGAACTAAGGGcataagtaaaaagaaaatagaaaaccgaCAAACCAATCCAAACGAACCAAAATTGATCATATTGgtttggttttcaattttcatgtcTCTTAACTgataaaaatcaaaccaaaccaatattttaaaacttatatataattgtttgatattcaacaagtttttttatattggatTCTATTAAAATGattcattgtttttatattatgatcaaattaattctaaatgcactcaatatatttttaacattaaatccAAAttggtttcaatttatttcaaaaagcaAATTATACTTAAGGCctaaatataaactcaaattaatggGTTTTAGgctaaaaacaaacataaatatataattgggCTAAGGACTAAAGAAGGTCATTAAGTTGGGTCAAAACCAATCCACAAAAACCGAACCAAATCGACCATAAAAGGCTtggtttgatttggtttttcactTCAAATTTGGTTAGCTCCGTTTCTATCATATATAAACCAACTATATCAATTTGATTCACttttttactcaaaaattgatcaaaacaaCCTTATTTACACCCTTTAATATGAACAATGTCTATATTTATGACTAATGAGTGAGTAGAAGTGCACCTCAAACAAAAGCAACTCTTCTCGTAGCTGAAGTGCAGGGCTTTGCATCTTTTCACTAGcttgactttttcttttttggctaACCATATGTAGTATGGAGTTCCCTTCATTATCAGTTGCCGATAATAGCCTTCTTGCAAGCACTTCAAACTTTATCAGCGCATCAAAAATATCAATACGACGGTAAAGGATTGCCACATGTAATATGTTCAGTCCCTCCTTATTAGTATGCTCAAGTGCCTCAGGTTGGAAGTTGAGTACTGCTTTGACAATTAGTTTAATATCTGACATTGTTGCCAAAAATAATGGACTTTCATCGCTCTTCTTGTATTTGCTAGTTGAACTTTCTTGGGAGTTTTGTCCTTCCTTTATTTGGGATAATTTGGAGGAGTGTTCTTTTATTTCGGGCTCCTTCTTACTCTCACTTAGGCTTATTGCTTGAGAATTAATACTAGCATCCCATGAAGTATCATTTTCTACCAAACGAATGACAAGTCTTTCAAGTGAATATCTGTTTTAGTGATGTAAGACATTGAGGATTACTTTATATAATACTGAACACTATTTGATAGAAAGTGGTTTTATGATatggataatattttataaatctaaaatttaactACTAAAATACTAAGCATATAAATACTAAATTTACAAGTATGACACATGGAAACAAGCTAGtactaaatatacttaatttaccgAAATACTAAAATTTGTTGTAATTAAATAACCGAGTATTCTATGATATTAAAGTCTAATGTATAGTTTATTCTAAATATGAATCTAGACATGTTTGTGCACgttttcattaatattatacCAATAGAATACCACAAAAACAACTTTCAATTAGTGGGTTAAGATCCATAAAGAagacttttcctttttatttttaattttttctaacaaCCTTTTAGAAGTTATTAAAAATTGgtccaataaaaaatattcacatggaaaaaaatgattacTTTTGTCTGTATATTGACTTTGTATTAATGTCTCATTTTTTGTaacttattttcattcttttatataattttatcatatatatcaaCAACTCATATTATGAGTTAGGCATAaggtaccttttttttttttttgataatcgTGGATGTCCGAGTCAGCTTACGCGCTCCTCGACTAATCCCATGGGGCTCTGAAGTTAATGATCGGATAAACCTCCAATGGCCCTGAGGGGACTCGAATTGATGATCATTGGGGAGCAAACTCAAAGCTGGACCAACTGAGTTACCCTTCAGGGTTATAAGGTACCTATTCtctatcttaaaattttaactagtAGATTGATAACAATCAATCTAAAACCTAATTCTATATCTattctttcttaaaattttatcatttagtTGTATCTACGTCTAATTCCTTTACATAATTAAgtcatttttttgttcaataatttaaattcatttatacaCATCAATGATTCAAGTTCAATGTTTGATATGATGATAAATTAAGACTCTAGAAATTTCCTTTTATGAATCTTGAAGTCAAAGAACAGTTAAAGCATTTCTGGGCCAAGTATTACATTTGGGTTGAACAATAAGCGTTAGAGCCATTGTGGGCCTAGTATATAGTAGACTTGGGTTGAACATCAAGCCTATGGAATGGTCTAAATACATGCTAAATTAGGAATTTTTGTATGTTTGAGAAAGAATTGATGTCTTTGTATATTCGAGAAGCAATTTCCAAAACctattaataattttcaattacaaaCTATAATGAGAAGTAGTCGAAGTttgttttttctcctttaactaattatattttaaatttcttatgcaAGAGCTTTCAAAAGTACTAaccatcaaaataaattaaatatccaaGGTATGTATCAAAACTTTCCATATCTCACCTTTCATCTCTTATCATGCTTCTTCTTATGTCCAATAGTAGCTTAACTGAAATAAAACTTCGTTTGTGAGATGTTTACGCCATAATTcgtaaggaaaaaaatagtaaaaatatgtaacaaaaaagaaataaatagttaatgaacatatatatatagactaaGAAACAAAATCCATGAGAACAAATATATGTTTAGTTAGAGAAAAATTGAGATGTTTAGGCAACAAAAGAATGGAAATGAataatcaaaatgaataaatatagaTAGATAGACTAAGAAACAAAATCCATGAgtacaaatatattttgttaGACCGaggaaaaaatgagaagaaaacaaTTATATCCATAAAAGGCCCCATTTCACAACACCAGTCATTAGGGATATTGAATATGACTTGGGAATTTCTTTCAAGTCAAAACCATGTAAGCcaattaaattgaattataaattgacctataaacttttaaaaatatataaacataaattaacaaaatcaaaGAGTGCTTAATATCTCATGAATTAAGCAGTTCGTGCAATTCatgataaaagaagaaatatatgCTTGTAGTAGACTAAAGTTGAAGAGTTGATAGAAAAATCATTAAAGAAGAGTACAAGTGTGTGTTAGAGTAAATCCCTTGAAGAAAGTTGCATCTAatctaaataaaagatatattaaattttctatacAATAGACTAGATCCATGGTTTTACTTGAATGAAAGAGTTTGGAGGGAGTTCCCATATGTATCATTTGTATCACCTATcacttttgtattttatttctgatttcattgaatatttaatttgtagttAATCTTTTTTTGAGTTATCTCTAAGTAGTTCTATGTAATCAAACACATTCGTTCATATGTTCCTTTTATAAAGCAATGTACACTAATTACCAAAAAGTGCACTACATTTAATAAGATTGCTAGCTAGTTAACTCGACTCTAAAACAATATCTTCAAAAAGGGAGAATATATAAAAGCATATCTAGCACTCCAAAACTATTAACGACATACccaatttcaataaaattttaccttctaaataaaaatgcaaataaGAGTAATTgagtaattgaaaaataaatgatgataacgAAGGAGTTAAGTGTACTATACAGTAGACTTTGATAGTCCATATGATTTTTTCTCCAATAATTCCTTTTGATTTGCTGAGTTGCTCTATGAATCCTCGTCTTATTTGTGTTTTCTCATTTTGAAATGCAGATGGATTGCATGCGAGATATTGAAGAGCAGTCATTGAGGATTGATCCCTTTCGTCAATTAAATATGGGTAGCAGTCAGCAATATGCGAGGCTAACTCTGTTTCATATTATAGAGataaagcaaaaaacaaaaatattaaattagtagTTCAATACTCTTATACATATATAGTCAAGAAGTTCTTTGAatgaaaatactaaattaataaaagttACAATTTAGTAACTTTTGGCCAAAAATGCTTTGGAAAGTTCATATTtattcaagaaataaaaaagtttttccaTGAATATTTATAACTTCATTTAAATGTGGTActaataaatctatttttaaaatttttattcaaagatCTTTTTTAAAAGGATCATGATAAAGCTAAAGCTATGTCTAATAAGGCTTTAATTAGGATATAGcattaatcttttaaattttcagCATTTATTTTGATTACAAAACACCACGTAAAGCACTGCTTGGATTGTAAAAAAAttgtaggaaaaagaaaaaaaaataaaaaataacaagaatttaaattttcttgttttatttatcataGAGCTTATAgagaaatattaaatacaataaaaattatgtatatagAGAGGTAGaaagatgaaaattaaatatggaGGATGacataagaaaaatttattgtGATGAAcctattctttattttttaatttttgttcaaagttttttttcttcatttttgtcttcttttgtttttttctttttgcctcTTTTCCCCTCTTTCTGCCAATTTTTctcattgtttttaaatttatcatatttttaaatagaaaaacataattATAAGTTAGAAAAGAATCaatcaattcaaatatattttctattttcctcttattttaTCAGGCCTTgcatgtatgtatatatatatatatatatatatattaaattaaaatctgtTTTTCGTGTTTGAGAGGAAAAACAGCTGATAAatctattagaaaaaaattgaaagttttactcaaatattttaaaaagtcatattttatattcaaatactaTTGAAGTTGTATTTTGACCTTGAAATGCTACTTTTTGCAGAAAAGTTGCCCAAAGGAAAACTTAATTTCGTGACGCTTGAGAACGAATCATGATAGAAAATTTAATCAAGTTAAGGAAAACTTAACTTGGAGATGAATTAAGTGCAGAATATATAACTCACCGAAACACTCAGAGGCGATGGAAATATGGAGAACTGTTGTTCTATCTTTTCTCCGCAAATAGATTTTATaatcttctggaccttctttcgttagccccaatttcgcagcca is from Vitis riparia cultivar Riparia Gloire de Montpellier isolate 1030 chromosome 10, EGFV_Vit.rip_1.0, whole genome shotgun sequence and encodes:
- the LOC117924244 gene encoding uncharacterized protein LOC117924244 isoform X2 — encoded protein: MADTDHTEQQKHIAYFDRDLRWKDCILDSVEFDKLPEGPLQRITNHNDTVLHLAAHSKQKDLVLDLLKKLPKDRNHKLSDIINTDGNTILHEVATSDAMKGAAEELLTRDSDLLIASNGSGETPIFCAARYGQTEMFEFLAAKLGLTKEGPEDYKIYLRRKDRTTVLHISIASECFELASHIADCYPYLIDERDQSSMTALQYLACNPSAFQNEKTQIRRGFIEQLSKSKGIIGEKIIWTIKVYFKLLLDIRRSMIRDERYSLERLVIRLVENDTSWDASINSQAISLSESKKEPEIKEHSSKLSQIKEGQNSQESSTSKYKKSDESPLFLATMSDIKLIVKAVLNFQPEALEHTNKEGLNILHVAILYRRIDIFDALIKFEVLARRLLSATDNEGNSILHMVSQKRKSQASEKMQSPALQLREELLLFEKVKSACKMHFSNLLIKDQQTAEELFAAKNEKLHQEAKEWLMRTTENCTILSVFIATVAFAAAYTVPGGPDESTGIPILNSKPFFEVFIVADVISLTMALTSVVAFGATINLMMTDSPKNVVWDVVAFLPVPIFFLSYSPLRSVVLGHCGSFVQNFLIVVAIPVVIFLLVLFLLLFGAFQGLRWTFKKVCELICKPVHWISGKKSEPKSDTQSPQPTTQV
- the LOC117924244 gene encoding uncharacterized protein LOC117924244 isoform X1; protein product: MADTDHTEQQKHIAYFDRDLRWKDCILDSVEFDKLPEGPLQRITNHNDTVLHLAAHSKQKDLVLDLLKKLPKDRNHKLSDIINTDGNTILHEVATSDAMKGAAEELLTRDSDLLIASNGSGETPIFCAARYGQTEMFEFLAAKLGLTKEGPEDYKIYLRRKDRTTVLHISIASECFELASHIADCYPYLIDERDQSSMTALQYLACNPSAFQNEKTQIRRGFIEQLSKSKGIIGEKIIWTIKVYFKLLLDIRRSMIRDERYSLERLVIRLVENDTSWDASINSQAISLSESKKEPEIKEHSSKLSQIKEGQNSQESSTSKYKKSDESPLFLATMSDIKLIVKAVLNFQPEALEHTNKEGLNILHVAILYRRIDIFDALIKFEVLARRLLSATDNEGNSILHMVSQKRKSQASEKMQSPALQLREELLLFEKVKSACKMHFSNLLIKDQQTAEELFAAKNEKLHQEAKEWLMRTTENCTILSVFIATVAFAAAYTVPGGPDESTGIPILNSKPFFEVFIVADVISLTMALTSVGIFLSILTSSFPLEDFKRYLFKKLIQGIICLVFSVLMMAVAFGATINLMMTDSPKNVVWDVVAFLPVPIFFLSYSPLRSVVLGHCGSFVQNFLIVVAIPVVIFLLVLFLLLFGAFQGLRWTFKKVCELICKPVHWISGKKSEPKSDTQSPQPTTQV